Proteins co-encoded in one Elusimicrobiota bacterium genomic window:
- a CDS encoding pyruvate, phosphate dikinase, producing MAKKYVYFFGNGKAEGNGNQKDLLGGKGAGLAGMSSAGVPVPPGYTITTDTCRYYYANGKKLPTELAGQSKEAMAKLEKALGKKFGSSSDPLLVSVRSGAKFSMPGMMDTILNLGLNDEAVLGLAEKTGNDRFAWDAYRRFISMFGNVVLEIEKSAFEKVLESVKHKKGVQLDTELNVGDLKDVVALLKKLVKEETGKDFPQDPLKQLEDARNAVFRSWNNPRAITYRRLNKISDEIGTAVNVQAMVFGNMGNDSGTGVGFTRNPSNGAKEFFGEYLTNAQGEDVVAGVRTPKPIKELERDMPTVYKQLREITTKLEKHYRDMQDFEFTIERGKLFMLQTRNGKRTGIAAVQVAVHMVNEKLISKEEALLRIEPDQIAQLLAPVFDGKEKILAVKEGRLLAKGIDAGPGAATGRAAFTADRAVEMAKKGPVVLVRPETNPDDIEGMVVAEGILTAIGGRTSHAAVVARGMGKPCVVGCGVLKIDDEAGVLTVDGNTVKEGDYLSIDGFTGEVLMGQVPTLPSEVVRVLRGELTPKESTLFASFKTVMAWADSYRKIKVRANADIPRDAIMARALGAEGIGLCRTEHMFFAPDRLPFMQEMILSDTEEQRRKALDKLLPFQKEDFKGLLKEMKGFGVTIRTLDPPLHEFLPKTKEDAAVLSQKIGIPTEKILQKTQSLHEFNPMLGHRGCRLGITYPEITEMQVRAILSAACELKKEKVSVLPEIMIPLVGNIKELKDQTAIVRRVAAEVQKEYGVKVNYLLGTMIEVPRAALTSGEIAQEAEFFSFGTNDLTQMTLGFSRDDAGGFTKVYLDKKIFADDPFATLDQVGVGRLMELSVREGRKSRKDLKCGICGEHGGDAPSVKFCYRAGLDYVSASPFRIPVARLAAAQAVIEDKTGKSYSSK from the coding sequence ATGGCAAAGAAATACGTCTATTTTTTTGGTAATGGCAAAGCGGAAGGCAACGGCAACCAGAAGGATCTTTTAGGTGGAAAAGGCGCGGGGTTAGCGGGCATGTCCAGCGCGGGGGTTCCTGTTCCTCCGGGCTACACCATCACCACCGATACCTGCCGTTACTATTACGCCAACGGCAAAAAGCTTCCGACCGAGCTGGCCGGCCAATCCAAAGAAGCCATGGCGAAATTGGAGAAAGCTTTAGGAAAAAAGTTCGGTTCCTCATCTGATCCTCTGTTGGTCTCGGTTCGATCTGGCGCTAAGTTCTCCATGCCCGGCATGATGGACACGATTTTGAACCTGGGGTTGAACGATGAGGCGGTCCTCGGTTTGGCCGAGAAGACCGGCAACGATCGCTTCGCTTGGGACGCCTACCGTCGATTCATTTCCATGTTCGGGAACGTCGTTTTGGAAATCGAAAAGAGTGCCTTTGAAAAAGTTCTTGAATCCGTTAAGCACAAAAAAGGGGTTCAACTGGACACCGAGCTGAATGTGGGGGACTTGAAAGATGTGGTGGCCCTTTTGAAAAAATTGGTGAAAGAAGAAACGGGAAAAGATTTCCCCCAAGACCCGCTTAAACAATTGGAAGACGCGCGGAACGCCGTTTTCCGCAGTTGGAACAACCCCCGAGCCATCACCTACCGTCGTCTGAACAAAATTTCCGACGAAATAGGTACGGCGGTGAACGTCCAGGCCATGGTGTTCGGCAACATGGGCAACGACTCCGGAACAGGGGTGGGGTTCACACGGAATCCCAGCAACGGCGCCAAGGAGTTCTTCGGTGAATATCTGACCAACGCTCAGGGAGAAGATGTGGTCGCTGGTGTTCGGACCCCGAAGCCGATTAAAGAACTGGAACGGGACATGCCCACGGTGTATAAACAACTTCGGGAAATCACCACGAAGTTGGAAAAGCACTACCGGGACATGCAGGATTTTGAATTCACCATCGAGCGGGGGAAGCTGTTCATGCTTCAAACCCGAAATGGGAAGCGGACCGGGATTGCCGCGGTTCAAGTGGCGGTCCACATGGTCAACGAAAAATTGATCTCCAAAGAAGAGGCTCTGCTCCGGATCGAACCGGACCAAATCGCCCAGCTTCTGGCCCCTGTGTTTGACGGTAAAGAGAAGATTCTGGCGGTCAAAGAAGGGCGTCTTTTGGCGAAGGGAATCGACGCCGGGCCCGGCGCCGCGACCGGTCGAGCCGCGTTCACCGCGGACCGCGCGGTGGAGATGGCCAAAAAGGGGCCGGTGGTTCTCGTTCGCCCGGAAACCAATCCCGACGATATCGAAGGGATGGTGGTGGCGGAAGGTATTTTGACGGCCATCGGAGGCCGAACGTCCCACGCCGCTGTGGTGGCCCGCGGCATGGGCAAACCGTGCGTGGTGGGATGTGGCGTTTTGAAAATCGATGACGAAGCCGGTGTTTTGACGGTGGACGGGAACACGGTGAAAGAAGGGGATTACCTTTCCATCGACGGATTTACCGGTGAAGTGCTTATGGGGCAGGTCCCCACCTTGCCGTCAGAAGTGGTGCGGGTTCTTCGGGGCGAATTGACCCCGAAAGAATCGACCCTCTTCGCTTCGTTTAAAACCGTCATGGCGTGGGCCGACAGTTACCGAAAAATCAAAGTGAGAGCGAACGCGGACATCCCGCGGGACGCCATCATGGCTCGCGCGCTGGGCGCGGAAGGCATCGGCCTCTGTCGCACGGAACACATGTTCTTCGCTCCCGATCGTCTGCCGTTCATGCAGGAGATGATTTTGTCGGACACGGAGGAACAACGGCGGAAAGCCCTTGATAAGTTGTTGCCCTTCCAAAAGGAAGACTTCAAGGGTCTCTTGAAAGAGATGAAAGGGTTTGGTGTCACGATTCGGACCCTGGATCCCCCCTTGCACGAATTCCTTCCGAAAACGAAAGAAGACGCCGCTGTCCTCTCTCAAAAGATCGGAATTCCAACGGAGAAAATCCTTCAAAAGACCCAATCGCTCCATGAATTCAATCCCATGTTGGGGCACCGGGGATGCCGGTTGGGCATTACCTACCCGGAGATCACGGAGATGCAGGTTCGGGCGATCCTGTCCGCGGCGTGCGAGCTGAAGAAAGAGAAAGTCAGCGTGCTCCCCGAGATCATGATTCCGCTGGTGGGGAACATCAAAGAATTGAAAGACCAAACCGCCATCGTTCGTCGTGTGGCGGCGGAAGTCCAGAAAGAATACGGGGTTAAAGTGAATTACCTGTTGGGCACCATGATTGAAGTTCCGCGTGCCGCTCTGACGTCGGGCGAAATTGCCCAGGAAGCGGAATTCTTCTCCTTCGGAACCAACGATCTGACCCAGATGACGCTCGGTTTCTCTCGAGACGATGCGGGGGGATTCACGAAAGTCTATCTGGACAAAAAAATATTTGCCGACGATCCGTTTGCCACGCTGGACCAAGTCGGTGTGGGACGTTTGATGGAACTGTCGGTTCGTGAAGGCCGGAAGTCCCGGAAGGATCTGAAATGCGGTATTTGCGGAGAACACGGGGGCGACGCGCCTTCTGTGAAGTTCTGCTACCGCGCGGGTTTGGACTACGTGTCCGCCAGTCCCTTCCGTATCCCTGTGGCTCGCCTTGCGGCGGCTCAGGCGGTCATTGAGGATAAAACGGGAAAATCCTATTCCTCAAAATAA